One window of Dyadobacter sandarakinus genomic DNA carries:
- a CDS encoding porin family protein has product MNVPVKVACICLLCVMSLSSVQAQKKGFAIGIKGGLNLSRLTMGDVFTTRYDAAGNPYLGYDGKEVKDNLKESLDTRTGAVGGIYMRFGRTLFVQPEVLVSTKGGSFEVVKMDQQQPVSQTIKIKYSNIDVPLLIGLKGGPIRILAGPVASFRIGDNQNLKEAFKEYTSDLGNAFSEATFGYQLGAGLDLGSFSLDVRKEGSFTNIASFQVNGQPVANSGSSLKQKVSSWQVTLGLRLF; this is encoded by the coding sequence ATGAATGTCCCGGTAAAAGTAGCGTGTATTTGTCTGCTGTGCGTCATGTCACTATCATCCGTACAGGCACAGAAGAAGGGTTTTGCAATTGGAATCAAAGGGGGGCTTAACCTGTCGCGGCTGACGATGGGCGATGTTTTTACGACTAGGTATGATGCGGCCGGCAACCCTTACCTGGGCTATGACGGCAAAGAGGTGAAAGACAACCTGAAAGAAAGCCTGGATACACGTACAGGCGCGGTAGGCGGGATTTATATGCGTTTTGGAAGAACGCTTTTTGTTCAGCCTGAGGTACTTGTCTCTACCAAGGGAGGCTCATTTGAAGTCGTTAAAATGGACCAGCAGCAACCGGTAAGCCAGACGATTAAAATTAAATACAGCAATATCGACGTTCCGCTGCTAATCGGATTGAAAGGCGGGCCGATCCGTATCCTGGCAGGACCTGTTGCATCCTTTCGCATAGGCGATAACCAGAATCTTAAGGAAGCATTCAAGGAATATACGTCGGATCTGGGAAATGCATTTTCCGAAGCCACCTTCGGGTACCAGCTCGGAGCAGGTCTGGATTTGGGAAGTTTCAGTCTTGATGTCCGCAAGGAAGGCTCATTCACAAACATTGCCTCATTCCAGGTCAACGGACAACCCGTAGCCAACAGTGGGTCAAGCCTCAAACAAAAAGTCAGCAGCTGGCAGGTGACGCTGGGGTTGAGGTTGTTCTAG
- a CDS encoding DUF5723 family protein: MIVVPGWQVWAQHLPGIAMSNYAGINALYHNPAFVADSRYNVHVNVAGAQMYVGNNYVKYGAPFSMFAYITDSANDKYKNSRGQVEFPRTYLIEKLNGKPKYLNTGGDLRLPSIMFNLFHSRVGIAFSSRGRFFVNASEVTEPIARVIAKTTRPRDLRNTLYENQSGRLHMNGFGEVAFTLGGVLMNNETQFLKVGATVKRLIGLYTAHVIIDQSSFRVLPDQTWDNRKQYISVDEIHVKYAITRDAGYENVQPAWLLSNGPPGSGWGFDIGAVYEIRPDIQKFTYREKGERKQDPSKNKYKYRIAASLTDIGKIHFRNPAYVIQQETHAVNKEFRFDNFQDLDGSEGLYNAINTALEGGPSLAPNFRSVLPAAFQASVDYHHRDNIYVNALWVQNMIPKDAFGMKAESVLSVTPRYEHKWYEFSVPLSLLNHYRSPAIGLAGRAGPVWIGTDNLTAMLNIGNPRAFSFYFGLSAGLYRQGPESQIKCWPPQDSWLRRIFTKR; encoded by the coding sequence ATGATCGTTGTGCCAGGCTGGCAGGTATGGGCCCAGCATCTGCCCGGGATTGCGATGAGTAATTACGCAGGTATCAATGCATTGTATCACAATCCCGCGTTTGTAGCCGACAGCCGGTACAATGTTCACGTCAACGTAGCGGGTGCGCAGATGTACGTTGGCAACAACTACGTCAAGTATGGAGCTCCTTTTTCCATGTTCGCCTACATTACCGACTCGGCCAACGACAAGTACAAAAATTCGCGCGGCCAGGTTGAATTTCCCCGGACTTACCTGATCGAAAAACTGAACGGAAAACCCAAATACCTGAACACCGGAGGTGACCTGCGGCTGCCTTCCATTATGTTCAACCTCTTTCATTCCCGCGTGGGGATAGCATTTTCGTCAAGAGGAAGGTTCTTTGTTAATGCATCCGAAGTCACCGAGCCTATCGCCCGCGTTATTGCCAAAACCACCCGCCCGCGCGACCTGCGCAATACGCTTTATGAAAATCAATCCGGCAGGCTTCATATGAATGGGTTCGGAGAAGTGGCATTTACGTTGGGCGGAGTACTCATGAACAATGAAACCCAGTTTCTGAAAGTCGGGGCAACTGTAAAAAGGCTCATCGGTCTGTATACAGCCCACGTCATCATCGACCAGTCTTCTTTCAGGGTACTGCCCGACCAAACCTGGGACAACCGGAAGCAATACATCAGCGTGGACGAAATCCATGTCAAGTATGCCATTACAAGGGATGCAGGTTATGAAAATGTACAGCCGGCCTGGCTCCTCAGCAATGGTCCTCCGGGCAGCGGCTGGGGATTTGACATCGGGGCTGTTTACGAGATCAGGCCCGACATCCAGAAATTTACCTACCGGGAAAAAGGAGAGCGGAAGCAGGACCCCTCCAAAAATAAATACAAGTACCGCATTGCAGCTTCACTGACCGACATTGGGAAGATCCATTTCCGCAATCCGGCCTATGTGATCCAGCAGGAAACACACGCTGTCAACAAGGAATTCCGCTTTGATAATTTCCAGGATCTGGACGGGTCTGAGGGCTTGTACAATGCCATCAACACGGCATTGGAAGGCGGCCCTTCCCTGGCTCCCAATTTCCGGTCAGTACTACCGGCGGCTTTCCAGGCGAGCGTGGATTATCATCACAGGGACAACATTTACGTGAATGCATTGTGGGTACAAAACATGATTCCAAAGGATGCATTCGGCATGAAAGCAGAGTCTGTACTAAGTGTTACGCCGCGCTATGAGCATAAATGGTACGAGTTTTCTGTACCGCTGAGCCTGCTCAACCATTACCGGTCGCCTGCCATCGGACTGGCGGGCCGTGCAGGGCCGGTATGGATCGGGACAGATAACCTGACGGCCATGCTCAACATCGGCAACCCCAGGGCGTTCAGCTTTTACTTCGGGCTTTCGGCAGGATTGTACAGGCAGGGTCCCGAATCCCAAATCAAATGCTGGCCGCCGCAAGACTCCTGGCTGCGCCGTATTTTCACCAAACGATAA
- the radA gene encoding DNA repair protein RadA, with protein MAKAKTAYFCQECGYNSPKWVGKCPSCGEWNTMVQEVIEKEDKKVNVSWKSVNLASRPRALDEINFENEPRIATADHELNRVLGGGIVKGSLVLIGGEPGIGKSTLMLQIALTLSNKKVLYVSGEESESQIKMRAERMTTKSERCYILTETHTQNIFRQIEDFQPEILVVDSIQTMQSTYIESGAGSVSQVRECTAEFMKYAKETGVPVFLIGHITKDGSLAGPKVLEHMVDTVLQFEGDRHNTYRILRTTKNRFGSTSELGIYEMHGTGLRQVSNPSEILISQRDEPVSGISIGSMMEGNRPLLIEIQSLVSVANYGTPQRSSTGFDGKRLQMLLAVLEKRGGFRLGVQDVFLNVAGGLKVEDPAIDLAVVSSIVSSYEDKFIPATVCFAAEVGLGGEVRAVNRIDSRISEAEKLGFKRIYISKYNSKGLDLKSYKIEVVPVAHLDQLFMLLFLNQ; from the coding sequence ATGGCAAAAGCCAAGACAGCCTATTTTTGTCAGGAATGCGGGTATAATTCACCAAAATGGGTGGGCAAATGTCCGTCCTGCGGTGAATGGAACACCATGGTTCAGGAAGTGATTGAAAAGGAAGATAAGAAGGTTAATGTATCATGGAAGTCGGTGAACCTGGCCAGCCGGCCGCGCGCGCTGGACGAAATCAATTTTGAGAACGAACCCAGGATTGCAACTGCCGATCACGAACTTAACCGCGTACTTGGCGGGGGGATCGTCAAAGGATCGCTCGTGCTGATAGGCGGGGAGCCTGGTATCGGAAAGTCAACCCTGATGCTGCAGATCGCATTGACGCTCTCCAACAAAAAGGTACTTTACGTTTCGGGTGAGGAGTCTGAAAGTCAGATTAAGATGCGGGCAGAGCGCATGACCACCAAGAGTGAGCGCTGCTACATTCTCACCGAAACCCATACCCAGAATATTTTCCGGCAGATCGAAGACTTTCAGCCCGAGATCCTGGTCGTGGATTCCATTCAAACCATGCAGTCGACCTACATTGAGTCCGGTGCGGGAAGCGTGTCGCAGGTTCGGGAATGTACGGCCGAGTTTATGAAGTATGCGAAAGAAACGGGCGTGCCGGTGTTCTTGATCGGCCATATTACCAAGGATGGTTCCCTGGCTGGTCCGAAGGTACTGGAGCACATGGTGGACACAGTCCTGCAATTCGAGGGCGACCGCCACAATACCTACCGGATCTTGCGAACGACCAAAAACCGTTTCGGAAGTACTTCCGAGCTGGGTATTTATGAAATGCACGGCACCGGGCTCCGCCAGGTAAGCAATCCTTCCGAAATCCTGATTTCGCAGCGCGACGAGCCGGTAAGCGGAATTTCTATCGGATCTATGATGGAAGGAAACCGTCCTTTATTGATTGAAATACAGTCCCTGGTAAGTGTAGCCAACTATGGTACTCCGCAGCGCAGCAGTACAGGGTTTGACGGAAAACGTCTGCAAATGCTCCTTGCCGTACTCGAAAAGCGGGGCGGGTTCCGTCTGGGTGTGCAGGATGTATTTCTTAATGTAGCGGGCGGGCTCAAAGTAGAGGATCCCGCCATAGACCTGGCCGTGGTTTCGTCGATTGTATCTTCCTACGAAGACAAGTTTATTCCTGCTACGGTCTGTTTTGCTGCTGAGGTAGGACTGGGTGGAGAGGTGCGGGCGGTTAACAGGATCGACAGCCGCATTTCGGAAGCAGAAAAGCTTGGTTTCAAGCGGATATATATATCCAAATACAACAGTAAGGGCCTGGATCTTAAAAGTTACAAGATCGAGGTGGTGCCCGTCGCTCACCTGGATCAGCTTTTTATGTTGCTGTTCCTCAATCAGTAG
- a CDS encoding septal ring lytic transglycosylase RlpA family protein, producing the protein MTHRILIFSILALATISTAFAQVKLGKTETGSASYYASRFHGKKTSFGEVHKSTELLAAHKSYPLNTMLEVTNLDNDEKVIVRVNDRGPFSRHRVIDVSKEAARLLGIIAKGVAHVSVRVVGMEGMVLLATDEEIDQKSGKVISMRSRR; encoded by the coding sequence ATGACCCATCGTATTCTGATTTTCAGCATACTGGCGCTTGCAACAATTTCGACTGCATTCGCACAGGTAAAGCTGGGCAAGACGGAAACCGGCAGCGCATCTTACTACGCAAGCAGGTTCCACGGCAAGAAAACCTCTTTCGGGGAAGTACATAAAAGTACGGAGCTCCTGGCCGCACACAAAAGCTATCCGCTGAATACCATGCTGGAAGTAACGAATCTCGATAATGATGAAAAGGTAATCGTCCGGGTGAATGACCGGGGACCTTTCTCCCGCCACCGGGTCATAGATGTAAGCAAAGAAGCAGCCAGGCTGCTGGGCATCATTGCCAAAGGTGTGGCCCATGTTTCGGTGAGGGTTGTAGGAATGGAAGGAATGGTACTCCTGGCTACCGACGAAGAAATTGATCAAAAATCCGGCAAAGTAATTTCCATGCGCAGCCGCCGCTAA
- a CDS encoding DUF58 domain-containing protein: protein MSNRQLDLAKVREFGNLEFLAKQLVEGFITGLHKSPFHGFSVEFAEHQLYNTGESTRNIDWKVFAKTDRLFVKRYEEETNLRCHILLDTSSSMYYPEESNGKIVFSVMAAAALTYLLQRQKDAVSLCTFSSDIEVQTAVKSTPSHVHKIMLELENISQSKRPLLKTSVAHVLHQIAEKIHKRSLVVIFSDMFDNLEDADRIFSALQHLRHNLHEVLLFHVTDRRTEEEFAFENRPYEFVDLETGEKVKVQPDQVRDAYRTFVGEFYQKLKLKCGQYKIDFIEADIAKGFDPILMAYLVKHSKMR from the coding sequence ATGAGCAACCGGCAACTGGATCTGGCAAAAGTAAGGGAGTTCGGCAACCTCGAATTTCTGGCCAAACAACTGGTTGAAGGTTTTATAACAGGCTTACATAAATCCCCTTTTCACGGATTTTCCGTGGAGTTTGCCGAGCACCAGCTCTACAATACAGGCGAATCTACCCGCAACATCGACTGGAAGGTTTTCGCCAAGACCGACCGCCTTTTTGTTAAAAGATACGAGGAGGAAACCAACCTCCGCTGTCACATTCTCCTGGATACCTCCTCCTCCATGTATTACCCGGAGGAAAGCAATGGAAAAATTGTTTTCAGTGTTATGGCGGCTGCAGCGCTGACCTACCTGCTGCAAAGGCAAAAAGATGCAGTGAGTCTGTGCACTTTTTCCAGTGATATAGAGGTACAAACCGCTGTAAAATCCACTCCATCGCATGTGCACAAGATCATGCTGGAACTGGAAAATATTTCGCAGTCCAAACGCCCGCTGCTCAAAACCTCCGTTGCGCACGTACTGCATCAGATTGCCGAAAAGATTCATAAAAGATCGCTCGTCGTAATCTTCAGCGACATGTTCGACAACCTGGAAGATGCCGACCGCATATTTTCAGCTTTGCAGCATTTACGGCACAACCTGCATGAAGTGCTCCTTTTTCATGTGACCGACCGGCGTACCGAGGAAGAATTTGCATTTGAAAACCGGCCCTACGAATTTGTGGACCTTGAAACCGGCGAGAAGGTTAAGGTACAGCCTGACCAGGTACGCGATGCTTACCGCACTTTTGTGGGAGAGTTTTACCAAAAGCTTAAACTAAAATGCGGCCAGTACAAGATCGACTTCATTGAAGCGGACATTGCCAAAGGTTTTGATCCTATCCTGATGGCGTATTTAGTAAAACACTCAAAAATGAGGTAA
- the pheS gene encoding phenylalanine--tRNA ligase subunit alpha, with translation MIFDRVKELVAEIENSTVENKDQLEAFRLKYISKKGVVTELFDNLKNIAQEDRRAVGQELNTLKNLAQNRFQEFSAGIEAAGGQNQALQIDLTLPVPPNLQGSLHPLTIVRRRIIEIFERMGFNISYGPEIEKDWYNFSALNFADNHPAREMQDTFFISKSEGDVKDDVLLRTHTSNVQVRLMERQKPPIRSIMPGRVFRNEAISARAHCVFHQVEGLYVDKNVSFKDLKDTLYHFAKEMFGKDSKIRLRPSYFPFTEPSAEIDVSCFICKGKGCNVCKYTGWVEIAGSGMVDPNVLQNCGIDHEAYTGFAFGMGIERITMLRYGINDLRLFTENDVRFLRQFEGA, from the coding sequence ATGATTTTTGACCGGGTCAAAGAGCTGGTTGCAGAAATTGAGAACAGCACCGTTGAGAACAAGGATCAACTCGAAGCGTTCCGACTTAAATACATCAGTAAAAAGGGCGTCGTCACGGAGTTATTTGACAACCTGAAAAACATTGCCCAGGAAGATCGCCGGGCAGTAGGACAGGAACTGAACACTCTTAAAAATCTGGCGCAGAACCGTTTTCAGGAGTTTTCAGCAGGTATTGAAGCTGCCGGAGGTCAGAACCAGGCTTTACAGATAGACCTTACGCTGCCCGTACCTCCTAACCTGCAGGGCAGTCTGCACCCGCTTACCATTGTCCGCCGCAGGATCATTGAAATATTTGAGCGTATGGGCTTTAATATTTCATACGGTCCCGAGATCGAGAAGGACTGGTACAATTTCAGCGCGCTCAACTTTGCAGATAATCACCCTGCCCGCGAGATGCAGGACACGTTTTTTATATCCAAAAGTGAAGGTGATGTAAAAGACGATGTACTGCTGCGCACGCATACTTCCAATGTGCAGGTAAGATTGATGGAGCGTCAGAAACCGCCTATCCGCTCGATCATGCCTGGGCGCGTGTTCAGAAACGAGGCGATCTCGGCCCGGGCGCACTGCGTGTTCCACCAGGTAGAAGGGTTGTACGTAGATAAAAACGTTAGCTTCAAAGACCTGAAAGACACATTATACCATTTTGCAAAGGAAATGTTCGGCAAGGATTCAAAAATCAGGCTGCGTCCTTCCTATTTTCCTTTTACGGAACCCAGCGCAGAAATCGACGTGTCGTGCTTCATATGCAAGGGCAAAGGTTGCAATGTATGTAAATATACAGGCTGGGTGGAAATTGCAGGCTCAGGCATGGTAGACCCGAATGTACTGCAGAATTGCGGCATTGATCACGAAGCGTATACAGGATTTGCGTTCGGGATGGGTATTGAACGTATTACAATGCTACGATACGGAATCAACGACCTGCGGCTCTTTACCGAAAACGACGTCAGGTTCCTGCGGCAGTTTGAAGGAGCTTAA
- a CDS encoding DUF3276 family protein, translating to MVEDREQIYSKRVRAGKRTYFFDVRSTRSNDYYLTITESRRHPQGEGFTYEKHKMFLYKEDFDKFVEALKDAVDHVKTELMPEVDFSQFESKNDEVDVVGESDLKWD from the coding sequence ATAGTGGAAGACAGAGAGCAAATCTACTCTAAAAGGGTCAGGGCGGGAAAACGGACTTACTTCTTCGATGTTCGCTCCACGCGATCCAACGATTACTATCTGACCATCACTGAGAGCCGGCGCCACCCTCAAGGAGAAGGATTCACGTATGAAAAACACAAGATGTTTTTATACAAGGAGGACTTTGACAAGTTTGTGGAAGCATTGAAGGACGCTGTGGACCACGTTAAAACTGAGCTGATGCCAGAGGTGGATTTCTCTCAGTTTGAGTCCAAAAACGACGAAGTAGATGTCGTTGGGGAGTCAGATCTTAAGTGGGATTAA
- a CDS encoding esterase family protein, with protein sequence MRREVTGWYSPALNEHMDIAVYGHYGFALLLIPTAASNYLEYEQSGLIDSIASFINAGKVKVYTINSINSESWLNPYMHGYEKGVRHQLFNDYVIKEVIPFIRNDSSPSNEIITGGASFGALHAANLFFRHPDFINGVIAMSGCYDLSVYTNGYYDDNVYFNSPVHYLPQLKAEWHLSMLRDSRHIHFVTGSGAYEVPDYSRHISAILNSKNVVHELDIWGHDIPHEWWTWKRMLPYYLETRF encoded by the coding sequence ATGCGACGTGAAGTAACCGGCTGGTACAGCCCGGCTCTGAATGAACACATGGACATAGCAGTATACGGTCACTACGGATTTGCGCTTCTGCTCATCCCCACTGCCGCCTCCAATTACCTGGAATATGAGCAGAGTGGCCTGATAGACAGCATTGCATCCTTTATCAATGCCGGCAAAGTAAAGGTTTATACCATTAACAGCATTAATTCCGAAAGTTGGCTTAATCCCTACATGCACGGCTATGAGAAGGGCGTGCGGCACCAGCTTTTCAATGATTATGTGATCAAGGAAGTAATCCCATTTATCCGTAATGACAGCAGCCCTTCCAATGAAATTATTACGGGCGGGGCATCGTTCGGGGCGCTGCATGCGGCCAACCTCTTTTTCAGGCATCCCGACTTTATTAACGGCGTAATCGCCATGAGCGGGTGTTATGATCTGAGCGTTTATACCAACGGATATTACGACGATAATGTGTACTTCAACTCTCCGGTGCATTACCTGCCGCAGCTGAAAGCCGAGTGGCACCTTTCCATGCTCCGCGACAGCAGGCATATTCATTTTGTGACGGGCTCGGGCGCGTATGAGGTGCCGGATTATTCAAGACATATTTCGGCCATTCTGAACTCCAAGAATGTTGTTCACGAGCTGGATATCTGGGGTCATGACATTCCACACGAGTGGTGGACCTGGAAAAGGATGCTTCCTTATTATCTGGAAACGAGATTTTAA
- a CDS encoding LytR/AlgR family response regulator transcription factor, producing the protein MKNFASFKNNNLTGKSFPGNTSLISVQSMGRTIFLTPDVITFLEGEGNYTFIYTNTGKKYLVSKTLKSLSEQLSSNFVRVHKSYLVNSDYVVERLDEDRLLKLSCGKEVMVSRRKIKEVTFLLDHSNLRISA; encoded by the coding sequence ATGAAAAACTTTGCAAGCTTTAAGAACAACAACCTCACCGGAAAATCATTTCCTGGCAACACTTCTCTGATCTCTGTTCAGTCAATGGGCAGGACGATTTTTTTGACTCCCGACGTAATCACTTTCCTGGAAGGTGAAGGAAACTACACGTTTATATACACGAATACCGGCAAGAAATACCTGGTATCCAAAACCCTGAAATCATTGTCGGAGCAACTGAGCTCCAACTTTGTGCGGGTTCACAAATCCTACCTGGTCAATTCAGACTACGTAGTGGAACGCCTTGACGAAGACAGGCTTTTGAAACTTTCATGCGGTAAGGAAGTAATGGTTTCTCGCAGAAAAATTAAGGAAGTAACTTTTCTTCTCGATCATTCGAATCTGAGAATCAGCGCATAA
- a CDS encoding circularly permuted type 2 ATP-grasp protein has product MNFSFSNYQSENFFDEMFTHDGQIRAGYEHLKEKFEKLTHEDLTNRQLATERALLSMGITFNVYSEGEGTERIMPIDIIPRVLTNAEWEWLEKGLKQRIKALNMFIDDVYNDQNILNDGIVPRELIESSKCFLKPCLGLKPPKGIWCHITGTDLIKGEDGSFMVLEDNLRCPSGVSYMLENRELSKQIFPDVLARTGVRPVSDYPTRLLQMLQHLADRPNPTVAVLTPGIYNSAYFEHSYLAQQMGVELVDTRDLVVSDGYVKMRTTNGLKIVDVIYRRIDDTFMDPESFNPDSLIGVPGIFEVYKKGRVALANAPGTGVADDKVVYAYVPRIIKYYLGEEAIIPNVKTYICGEEEDFNYVIENIAQLVVKEANEAGGYGMLIGPKATEEEHELFREKIRKNPRNYIAQPTISLSRVPCMVQGHAEGRHVDLRPYILYGDDINVIPGGLTRVALRKGSLVVNSSQGGGGKDTWVLY; this is encoded by the coding sequence ATGAATTTCTCATTTTCTAATTACCAGAGCGAGAACTTTTTTGATGAAATGTTCACGCATGACGGGCAGATCCGGGCAGGTTATGAGCACCTGAAAGAGAAATTTGAAAAACTCACACATGAAGACCTTACCAACCGCCAGCTTGCCACTGAGCGCGCACTGCTTTCCATGGGTATCACATTCAATGTGTATTCCGAAGGTGAGGGTACCGAGCGTATCATGCCGATTGACATTATCCCGCGGGTGCTCACCAATGCCGAATGGGAGTGGCTTGAAAAAGGTCTCAAGCAACGCATCAAGGCACTTAATATGTTTATTGACGATGTGTACAACGATCAGAATATACTCAATGATGGCATTGTGCCGCGCGAGCTGATCGAATCGAGCAAGTGTTTTCTTAAACCGTGCCTGGGCCTGAAACCGCCCAAAGGCATCTGGTGTCACATTACGGGTACTGATCTTATCAAAGGCGAAGATGGCAGTTTCATGGTTCTGGAAGATAACCTGCGCTGTCCTTCGGGAGTATCGTATATGCTCGAAAACCGGGAGCTCTCCAAGCAGATTTTCCCTGACGTGCTGGCCCGGACCGGCGTAAGGCCCGTATCCGATTATCCGACACGCCTGCTCCAAATGCTGCAGCACCTGGCCGACCGGCCCAATCCTACGGTGGCTGTACTTACGCCCGGTATTTACAACTCGGCATATTTTGAGCATTCCTACCTGGCGCAGCAAATGGGCGTAGAGCTCGTTGATACCCGCGACCTGGTTGTTTCGGATGGTTATGTGAAAATGCGTACGACCAATGGTTTAAAGATCGTAGATGTCATTTACCGCCGCATCGATGATACTTTTATGGACCCCGAATCATTTAATCCTGATTCACTGATAGGTGTGCCGGGTATTTTTGAAGTCTATAAAAAAGGAAGGGTAGCCCTGGCCAATGCACCGGGGACGGGCGTGGCCGATGACAAGGTCGTATATGCCTATGTACCCCGCATCATCAAATACTATCTCGGAGAAGAGGCGATCATCCCGAATGTGAAAACATATATATGCGGTGAAGAAGAGGACTTTAACTACGTGATCGAGAACATTGCGCAGCTGGTGGTGAAGGAAGCCAATGAAGCGGGCGGCTATGGGATGCTCATCGGTCCGAAGGCTACGGAGGAGGAGCATGAGCTGTTCAGGGAGAAAATCAGGAAAAATCCCAGGAACTATATCGCCCAGCCTACCATTTCCTTATCAAGGGTCCCCTGTATGGTCCAGGGACATGCCGAAGGCCGGCACGTTGATCTCAGGCCATATATATTGTATGGTGATGATATCAATGTAATTCCAGGCGGACTGACCAGAGTAGCATTGCGCAAAGGTTCACTGGTCGTGAATTCCTCTCAGGGAGGCGGCGGCAAAGATACCTGGGTGTTGTATTAA
- the msrB gene encoding peptide-methionine (R)-S-oxide reductase MsrB, with protein sequence MRAVEKTKEEWAQELTGQQCFVLFEKGTERPFSHPYNDNKEKGTYVCAACNTPLFDSDAKFDSGTGWPSFFKPVDADNVEEITDRSHGMSRTEVLCTNCGGHLGHVFNDGPRPTGLRYCMNGAALKFIKAV encoded by the coding sequence ATGAGAGCAGTAGAAAAAACCAAAGAGGAATGGGCACAGGAACTTACTGGCCAGCAATGTTTTGTCTTGTTTGAAAAAGGTACCGAGAGGCCGTTTTCGCATCCGTATAACGACAATAAAGAAAAAGGCACCTACGTTTGTGCAGCATGCAATACGCCGCTGTTTGACTCTGATGCCAAATTCGATTCAGGCACAGGCTGGCCCAGCTTCTTCAAACCGGTGGATGCCGACAATGTGGAGGAAATTACGGACAGGAGCCATGGCATGAGCCGTACCGAAGTGCTTTGTACCAACTGCGGCGGCCACCTGGGTCACGTTTTCAATGACGGACCGAGGCCCACAGGACTGAGGTACTGCATGAATGGAGCCGCATTGAAGTTCATCAAAGCCGTTTAG